The genomic segment TATGCTACAAAAATACCTACCGTACTAGGTCCAGTTTCTCCCTCAGAGCAGTATTTGTGCTTTTCACACTTCTCACTGCTGAATAGTCTGACATTGACTTCCATGAGTTAATCTGTAAAGTATTTGAATGCTCCTGTTGATCAACACATTCAATAGAGCATTATtacataattatattattatgttagCACATAATGAGAAACAAATATAAACGAAAGCTACATTTTGCTTTTAATTGCAAGAATTTTCATACCTTAAGAAACATTATatcattttgaaaatcagtTGCTCTGAAGTCTTTATGTGGAAGTGCTTGTTCCACAGATATACGCTGTATTCCATTAATGTTATGGAAATTGTGCACCCCTAGTAAGGACCTGTGTGTAGGACCTGAAATcacaaaatgtaatgaaaaaaaaaaaaaacaatctaaaaATAATTTGATTATTTGTTCTCTGAGGGCATTTTATTCACAAAATATAATTAACATACAtaataaacatttacatttgatgGTAAATAAATGTTCTAGCTAAATCTGGAGTGTTAATAAAGCATGAAAGCCTGATTTAATGCTTGAAAATTGGAAACAAAATTTGCTTGTATAAGTGGAAAGTGGAAAGCGAAGGGTCTGTTTTAGAACTTAAAAATGAGAAGAGAGTTTCAGCTCTGACTTCAAGAAGTGAACCTCTTGCTGCATGGATACACTTTGTTCACTAGGAggcagtgttgtctttttcttgaTTTAATTTACGCTCAAACAGAGACGTGTACAGTGGTACTCAGAAAACAACAGTTTATTGTTTAAAAAGACTgtgttcttatttatttgtgtcaAAAAGAAGATGTGCAAAGCAGTAATAATGTAGATAATGTTGTATTTAAGAGCAGGATGACATACAGGGTCTaatatcttaaagtgctcatattatgctcattttcaggttcataattgtatttagaggttgtaccagaatagatttatgtggtttaattttcagaaaacaccatatatttgttgtactgcacattgctgcagctcttcttttTACCCTGTgagttgagctctccgttttagctacagagtgagacatcttacttctgtaacatctttgttgggagtcgcacatgtgcagtaagtactgctagcttgtcagttgcagagcatgagggtgtgccacgctagcagctaggcgagcagtataacgtgtgttacaaagtgacgcacgttcgtcacggaagtaaaggctggactacaacagagcagtttggagcagtttgtgaacagtgttttctgttggagatggtaaatccctttggggtggactttgggctatttcactttgtaaacctataacgtgcacaaaaagatatataacacaataagggaaagggaaaaagccaaaaagcataatatgagcacattACTAAAATATCTAACTATATTAATCAGCATTGATTTTAAGACGTACTTAATTTGTGTGCCATGTTTGTTAAAGTCTAGTAATAAAAATACCTGCATGTGCTTGGTttaaatttgcaaaaaaaaatgtaattgtaaattGCTAGCCCCCTGCAACAGATGAAAATAACTGTACCATAAAAAGCTAAAACATGTCACTTAAATTAAACAAATCACATTCATATATTTTCACTCTTATGACTTAACTTCTCACACAAAAATTGAATTTGTATCTTTTGATAACGTCAAAGTAaaccacattttaaataaatctgtGTAAAGCAAGCAAGTTCTTTGGTCTGTGATATTAGCATCTCAATTATCAGCTCTCCAGTGTTATACAAACAGTAAATTCAAATCTTGTGATTTGATCATTTCAAAGCTTTTTCATGCATTTGTAAAAGTCAATTCGATCCAGCTTCTGTAGTCAGGAATCTTAGCGAAACATTTGATTTCCGGGCCACCTGAGTGTGGTTGGAAGATGTGGGACACCACACCGTACGCCTTCCCATCTTCACAGACCAGTGGACCTCCAGAATCTCCCTGGAAGTACATACACAGTATGCAGTGGTAGCTTCAACAGCAGTCAATTAATTTTCATTGTTGactgattttgtttgtttgtccaatTATATGTTCTAAAAATACGTACCTTATCAGGTCCAGTTACTCCCTCAGAGCAGTATATGTTGTTAGTAGGACACTGCTTACTTTCAATCAGTGTTACATTGACTTCCATGAGTACAACAGACATATAACTTATAGTCTTGTCTGTTCCTCCCCAGCCGGATGTTATACATGATTTTGGCAGAGAGCCAACATCTTGGCCTGCGAGACCAATGGGTCTCACATTTTTGCTAAATTTTGCCTTGGCGCTCAACTTGAGgaacaaggagagagagaaaagaatacACATAATGAAGCTTAAATATAAATTCAGGTGCTCACATTTGCCTCTAAAATATTTCCTGATAAGTTATTGTTCAGTGATATGCATACAAAAAGTATTTCAAGCCTCCTCTTTATTAATGCATAGCATTTGCAAATAACATCatgataaatataaggtagtTATTACTAAAATAGACAAAAGCTAATTTTTGGCTCAAACTGCGAGAATTGACTTACCTtaagaagcattatgtcattgTTGAAATCAGTTTCATTGTAGTCTTTACGTGGAAATGCTTGCTCCACAGATACACGCTGTACTCCATTACTGTTACGGATATTGTGAACTCCTAGTAAGACTGTGTAGGAActgaaatgacaaaatgataTGCGCAACATTTATATACGAATAAAATGATTAATGTTATTCACAATATAGAAATATCAAGAGAATTGCATTTTTGTCACAATCATTAAAGCCATCATGAAGCATATTTGCctaaaatcatcatcatcatcatcatcatcatcatcatcatcatcatcattatcatctcatcatcatcatcatttattgGTGAATTTTAAGTTGAAGTCTGAATGAATGAGATTACGTGTTGTTTGAATGAGAAATTCTATCAGGACTCCCAGAATTCCCAGTAAGTAATTATAAAGTGGGTTAAACTGACCTGGCTTGGCAGTGGGCTGCAGTCATCACAAAATCCTCATTCAGAAGGAAGCCACCGCAGTATCTTGTTTTACCATCCTGCATGTGCCGCTCCAAAAGCACCATGTAGGGTCTGCTATGTGGCACAGCCTCGTGACCTCCAATGATTTCCCCTGTAtgaactgattaaaaaaaaaatatatatatttgtgatatattatatatatatattaggggtggtactgttcatgaaaaaacatccgaaccgctcggttcgcttgtctcgattcggagcgtgtgtgtgtcgaactgttcgtcagtacactgttaatgtgcactaaccacttactgccgtagtgcccacttttgacacctatgttaaaaccaTAGGTTAAAACatttactggaaacgacgagggggatgagcgtgacgaacacaacacatggcagctgattagACGAACGCGTCATCGatgttcttgctgctcccgaatttcaaaacagactctaatggtgtctcgttctgaatatgatctcgtattttacgaaaaatagtttgaaaatgaaaaaagtgtttctgaaaacattttaagcgagaaataggccatacagttgctgaatctgtccgtttctttgatcgacaaaggtcagtttaaaagattttcgtcagattttgagaggcgccgagccgaccgctcctcaggtggagtgtggagtgctgctgctgctgcaggtcacgtcacatgtagaaatggtaagtgggagagataaggaaggctgcctggagttggaggatgcgccagcgtcgtataaTGCCGCattctatttacctcgcaactcagttttaacgaggtcaaagtcggaaacacgccccctgacctcagattta from the Sander vitreus isolate 19-12246 chromosome 9, sanVit1, whole genome shotgun sequence genome contains:
- the LOC144523610 gene encoding granzyme B(G,H)-like, with the protein product MSIHCELLILILALTLDGQVHTGEIIGGHEAVPHSRPYMVLLERHMQDGKTRYCGGFLLNEDFVMTAAHCQASSYTVLLGVHNIRNSNGVQRVSVEQAFPRKDYNETDFNNDIMLLKLSAKAKFSKNVRPIGLAGQDVGSLPKSCITSGWGGTDKTISYMSVVLMEVNVTLIESKQCPTNNIYCSEGVTGPDKGDSGGPLVCEDGKAYGVVSHIFQPHSGGPEIKCFAKIPDYRSWIELTFTNA